A stretch of Vibrio aphrogenes DNA encodes these proteins:
- the csrD gene encoding RNase E specificity factor CsrD has product MRYTPTLKLSTRLVAFVTMIVVSAMFILFVGGVFTFKKMGGDYVDQNLQRVTAIIDNELAQPQDFDAMRRWLPKLLQASNVVELKVMSPVGQVYLFTNKALLNHNDDLLLYKKTYSFKRNTDYYAEFQTIPPYANNSYSFEAFFSLTLAVLLVLFCLLKGLQWLRNQLYGSELLEERGRMILAGQVEKVTQADEREWPYTASEALTRLIAELTDARQERSRFDTFIRTHTFLDQLTGAANRVLFDSRLETALQETDSFGGVLAIEVEGWSDAVDINDKNETDAFLVSVGQVLTNLTQKYPNAVFARYYDGLFTLMIPHQSKQELATLARQCINQFAKLDIPSWLDEDNWCHIGVTSYIQGERRGKIIDEAETALKTARLEEVNNWAEFTKESHNKLEYRGGVRWRNLFDLTIVVNKLLIYEQPCYLISDNKNNILEHYDLFTRIKDEQGTIIKASHFLSAIEQVGYERILDQAVIQAVFLHIKSAQDDKHYAISLFTQPFHSKVYKTWLRDELLQLPKSIRCKISFEFIERNLVNDLDVMRPVITMLAGLGFRVMVNQVGRTIVSTHYIKLLPIHYLKLHRSLIKQINRRNENQLFIRSLLGACLDSDTKVIAVGVETESELAVLSRLGLDGVQGRYFSTEKQLLPYVAPSIMTRRTHLGRRNRWRK; this is encoded by the coding sequence ATGAGATATACCCCAACATTGAAGTTGAGTACTCGCTTAGTGGCTTTTGTCACGATGATCGTGGTGAGTGCCATGTTCATTTTATTTGTCGGTGGCGTATTTACCTTCAAAAAAATGGGGGGTGACTATGTGGACCAAAATTTACAACGTGTGACCGCGATCATCGATAATGAACTTGCTCAACCTCAAGATTTTGACGCAATGCGTCGTTGGTTGCCTAAGCTGCTGCAAGCAAGTAATGTGGTAGAGTTAAAAGTGATGTCACCTGTTGGGCAAGTTTATTTGTTTACCAACAAAGCACTGTTAAATCACAATGATGACTTACTGCTGTATAAAAAAACTTATTCATTCAAGCGTAATACTGATTATTATGCCGAGTTTCAAACTATCCCTCCTTACGCCAATAATAGTTATTCATTTGAAGCTTTTTTCTCTTTAACTTTGGCTGTGCTGCTCGTGCTATTTTGTTTACTTAAAGGCTTGCAGTGGCTAAGAAATCAGTTGTATGGCTCTGAATTATTAGAAGAGCGTGGCCGTATGATTCTGGCTGGACAAGTCGAGAAGGTTACGCAAGCTGATGAACGCGAATGGCCCTATACCGCCAGTGAAGCCCTGACTCGATTAATCGCCGAACTTACCGACGCCAGACAAGAGCGCAGCCGTTTTGATACTTTTATTCGCACACATACCTTTTTAGATCAATTAACAGGCGCTGCCAACCGAGTATTATTCGACAGTCGTTTAGAAACTGCGTTACAAGAAACCGATTCCTTTGGTGGCGTTCTTGCAATAGAGGTTGAGGGTTGGAGTGATGCTGTTGATATTAATGATAAAAATGAAACGGATGCTTTTTTAGTTTCCGTAGGGCAGGTATTAACCAACTTAACTCAAAAATACCCTAATGCAGTGTTTGCCCGATATTATGATGGACTGTTTACCTTAATGATCCCTCATCAATCTAAACAAGAGCTCGCAACGTTAGCGCGTCAATGTATTAATCAATTTGCCAAGTTGGATATACCTTCTTGGTTGGATGAGGACAATTGGTGTCATATTGGCGTAACCTCATACATTCAAGGTGAGCGGCGTGGCAAAATTATTGATGAAGCTGAAACAGCATTAAAAACTGCTCGTTTAGAGGAGGTTAATAACTGGGCTGAATTTACCAAAGAATCACACAATAAATTAGAATACCGAGGTGGCGTTCGTTGGAGGAATTTATTTGACTTAACAATTGTTGTTAATAAGTTGTTAATTTATGAGCAGCCTTGTTATTTAATTAGTGATAATAAAAATAACATCCTTGAACATTATGATTTATTTACACGAATTAAAGATGAGCAAGGCACTATTATTAAAGCTTCACATTTTTTATCAGCAATTGAGCAGGTTGGTTACGAACGGATTCTTGATCAAGCCGTTATTCAGGCCGTATTTTTACACATAAAATCTGCCCAAGATGATAAACATTATGCTATAAGTCTGTTTACACAACCGTTTCATTCTAAAGTATATAAAACATGGTTAAGGGATGAATTATTGCAGCTGCCTAAGTCTATTAGGTGTAAGATAAGCTTTGAATTTATCGAGCGTAATTTAGTGAATGACCTTGATGTTATGCGCCCGGTGATCACCATGCTGGCGGGCTTAGGATTTAGGGTTATGGTTAACCAAGTGGGAAGAACGATTGTCAGTACTCACTATATTAAACTTCTTCCTATTCATTATTTAAAATTACATCGAAGTTTAATTAAGCAAATCAATCGTAGAAATGAAAATCAATTGTTTATTCGCAGTTTATTGGGGGCGTGCCTTGATAGTGATACCAAGGTGATAGCCGTTGGGGTCGAAACTGAAAGTGAATTAGCGGTGCTCTCTCGTCTAGGTTTAGACGGGGTTCAAGGACGGTATTTCTCAACAGAAAAACAACTTTTACCTTATGTCGCTCCTTCTATAATGACTCGCCGTACCCATCTAGGTCGAAGAAATCGTTGGCGAAAATAA
- a CDS encoding single-stranded DNA-binding protein, giving the protein MASRGVNKVILVGNLGNDPEIRYLPSGGAVANITIATSESWRDKATGEQREKTEWHRVALFGKLAEVAGEYLRKGSQVYIEGQLQTRKWQDQSGQDRYTTEVVVQGFNGVMQMLGGRAQGGNAPMGNNSGNQQGNWGQPQQPQAQQSAPRAPQQAPQQAAPQYNEPPMDFDDDIPF; this is encoded by the coding sequence ATGGCTAGCCGCGGAGTAAATAAAGTAATTTTAGTCGGAAATTTAGGTAACGATCCTGAGATTCGTTATCTACCAAGCGGTGGTGCAGTTGCTAATATTACGATTGCCACCTCTGAAAGCTGGAGAGATAAAGCAACAGGTGAACAACGCGAAAAAACCGAATGGCATCGCGTGGCTTTATTTGGCAAATTAGCGGAAGTAGCTGGTGAGTATTTGCGCAAAGGCTCTCAAGTCTATATTGAAGGTCAATTGCAAACTCGTAAATGGCAAGATCAAAGTGGACAAGACCGTTATACGACAGAAGTCGTTGTGCAAGGCTTTAACGGTGTTATGCAAATGCTGGGTGGACGTGCTCAAGGTGGTAATGCACCAATGGGTAATAATTCAGGTAACCAACAAGGAAATTGGGGTCAACCTCAACAGCCACAGGCGCAGCAGTCAGCTCCTCGTGCTCCTCAACAAGCACCACAACAGGCCGCACCGCAGTACAATGAGCCGCCAATGGATTTTGATGACGACATTCCGTTCTAA
- a CDS encoding pyridoxal-phosphate-dependent aminotransferase family protein, whose protein sequence is MTFQRFLPPRRILMGPGPSDISSDVLQALSRPTVGHLDPLFIGMMDDVKALLKYAFQTENEFTIPVSAPGSAGMEACFVNLIEPGDKVIICRNGVFGERMRENALRSGAEVVLVDDEWGQPVSVEKVKSAFMEHSDAKILAFVHAETSTGALSDAQALSQVAKHYGALTIVDAVTSLGGVPLKVDEWQLDAVYSGSQKCLSCVPGLSPITFSPNAIAKIQARKTPVQSWFLDQSLVLGYWSGEGKRSYHHTAPVNSLYALHEALLALYQEGLENAWQRHAEMHQKLKAGLEALGFQYVVDEAHRLPQLNSVYLPEGVDDASTRQQLLQQYNLEVGGGLGALAGKVWRIGLMGYSAKNENVALCLKALQETIEGK, encoded by the coding sequence ATGACTTTTCAACGTTTTCTTCCACCACGCCGAATTTTAATGGGGCCAGGGCCTTCTGATATTTCCTCTGATGTTTTACAAGCGTTAAGTCGTCCTACTGTTGGACACTTAGACCCTTTGTTTATTGGGATGATGGATGATGTCAAAGCTTTGCTAAAATACGCTTTTCAAACGGAAAATGAATTTACCATTCCTGTTTCAGCACCCGGCAGTGCTGGCATGGAAGCTTGCTTTGTGAACTTAATTGAACCAGGCGATAAAGTGATCATTTGCCGTAATGGTGTCTTTGGTGAACGAATGCGTGAAAACGCCCTTCGCAGCGGTGCCGAGGTGGTGCTGGTGGATGATGAATGGGGGCAACCTGTCAGTGTTGAGAAAGTGAAATCCGCTTTCATGGAACATAGTGATGCCAAAATATTAGCCTTTGTGCATGCTGAAACCTCGACCGGCGCATTAAGTGATGCCCAAGCGCTCTCTCAAGTTGCCAAACATTATGGCGCATTGACCATAGTGGATGCGGTGACCTCATTAGGTGGCGTGCCTTTGAAAGTCGATGAGTGGCAATTAGATGCGGTTTACTCTGGGAGTCAAAAATGCTTATCGTGCGTCCCGGGGCTATCCCCAATCACCTTTTCTCCTAACGCGATCGCAAAAATCCAAGCACGTAAAACGCCAGTACAAAGCTGGTTTCTCGATCAAAGTTTAGTATTGGGCTATTGGAGCGGGGAAGGAAAGCGCAGCTATCATCATACGGCTCCAGTCAATAGCTTGTATGCGTTACATGAAGCCTTGCTCGCTTTATATCAAGAAGGGCTTGAGAATGCGTGGCAACGTCATGCTGAAATGCATCAAAAATTAAAAGCTGGCCTAGAAGCTTTAGGTTTTCAATATGTGGTGGATGAGGCGCATCGTTTACCTCAACTTAACTCTGTTTATTTACCTGAAGGGGTGGATGATGCCAGCACTCGTCAACAGTTATTACAACAATATAACCTTGAAGTCGGGGGAGGCTTAGGGGCTTTAGCCGGTAAAGTGTGGCGTATTGGTTTAATGGGTTATAGCGCAAAAAATGAAAATGTCGCGCTGTGTTTGAAAGCGTTGCAAGAGACGATCGAAGGTAAATAA
- the galU gene encoding UTP--glucose-1-phosphate uridylyltransferase GalU has product MIKKCLFPAAGYGTRFLPATKSMPKEMMPVVNKPLIEYGVEEAIQAGMTGMCIVTGRGKHSLTDHFDKNYELEHQIKGTNKEELLVDIRDIIDSANFTYIRQREMKGLGHAILTGRELVGDQAFAVVLADDLCVNPDEGVLSQMVALYKQFRCTIVAVQEVPKEDVHKYGVISGEMIKDDLYRVDDMVEKPEPGTEPSNLAIIGRYIMTPDIFELIEQTEPGKGGEIQITDALLKQAKSGCVLAYKFKGKRFDCGSVEGYIEATNYCYENMYLKAQDTKTSKK; this is encoded by the coding sequence ATGATCAAAAAATGTCTATTCCCTGCTGCGGGTTATGGAACACGTTTCTTACCTGCTACGAAATCCATGCCCAAAGAAATGATGCCCGTCGTTAACAAACCTCTGATTGAATATGGGGTTGAAGAAGCCATTCAAGCGGGAATGACCGGTATGTGCATTGTCACTGGACGTGGTAAGCACTCTTTGACCGATCACTTTGATAAAAACTACGAACTTGAGCACCAAATTAAAGGCACCAACAAGGAAGAGCTCTTAGTTGATATTCGCGACATCATTGATAGCGCTAACTTTACCTATATTCGTCAGCGCGAAATGAAAGGTTTAGGTCATGCAATTTTAACCGGTCGTGAATTAGTGGGCGACCAAGCTTTTGCCGTAGTCTTAGCGGATGACTTATGTGTTAACCCTGATGAAGGGGTGCTTTCTCAAATGGTTGCACTGTATAAGCAATTTCGTTGCACCATTGTGGCCGTTCAAGAAGTTCCAAAAGAAGACGTTCACAAATATGGTGTGATTTCTGGTGAAATGATTAAAGACGATTTGTACCGTGTTGATGACATGGTCGAAAAACCAGAACCAGGTACTGAACCAAGTAATTTAGCCATCATCGGTCGTTATATTATGACGCCAGATATTTTTGAGCTGATTGAACAAACAGAACCCGGCAAAGGTGGAGAAATTCAAATCACTGATGCCCTACTTAAACAAGCCAAATCAGGTTGTGTGTTAGCTTATAAGTTTAAAGGCAAACGCTTTGACTGTGGTAGCGTTGAAGGCTATATCGAAGCAACAAACTACTGCTATGAAAACATGTATCTGAAAGCACAAGATACCAAAACCAGCAAAAAATAA
- the uvrA gene encoding excinuclease ABC subunit UvrA — translation METIEVRGARTHNLKNINLTIPRDKLIVITGLSGSGKSSLAFDTLYAEGQRRYVESLSAYARQFLSLMEKPDVDHIEGLSPAISIEQKSTSHNPRSTVGTITEIYDYLRLLYARVGEPRCPEHDTPLAAQTISQMVDKVLEMPENSKLMLLAPIVKERKGEHVKTLQNLAAQGFIRARIDGETCDLSDPPTLELHKKHTIEVVVDRFKVREGIQQRLAESFETALELSGGTATVSWMDDDNQEDIIFSANFACSHCGYSMRELEPRLFSFNNPAGACETCDGLGVQQYFDAERVIQDESLSLANGAIRGWDKKNFYYFQMLSALAEHYDFDLQQPFNQLPKKIREVVLNGSKKEQIEFKYVNDRGDIRVKRHPFEGILNNLNRRYHETESNSVREELSKYISNKCCSSCGGARLKTEARHVFIDNTNLPQVVEMSIHDAMQFFASLQLTGQRAQIAEKILKEINDRLNFLINVGLNYLNLSRSAETLSGGEAQRIRLASQIGAGLVGVMYVLDEPSIGLHQRDNERLLKTLIHLRDLGNTVLVVEHDEDAIRAADHVIDIGPGAGVHGGNVIAEGSMQDILDNPNSLTGQYLSGVKQIEVPKQRTPIDKKKVVELIGATGNNLHNVDLSIPVGLLTCVTGVSGSGKSTLINDTFFKIAHARLNGATTAEAAPYKKINGLEHFDKVIDINQSPIGRTPRSNPATYTGIFTPIRELFAGTQESRSRGYKPGRFSFNVRGGRCEACQGDGVIKVEMHFLPDVYVPCDACKGKRYNRETLDVRYKGKSIDEVLEMTVEDAHAFFEPVPVIARKLKTLIDVGLSYIRLGQAATTLSGGEAQRVKLAKELSKRDTGKTLYILDEPTTGLHFHDIQQLLTVLHRLRDHGNTIVVIEHNLDVIKTADWIVDLGPEGGSGGGEIIAAGTPEQVVKVKGSHTAHFLKPLLK, via the coding sequence ATGGAAACAATCGAAGTTCGCGGCGCCCGAACCCACAACCTTAAAAACATCAACCTCACCATCCCTCGAGATAAATTGATTGTCATTACCGGTTTATCAGGTTCAGGTAAATCGTCATTAGCGTTTGATACCCTCTATGCTGAAGGGCAGCGTCGTTATGTTGAATCTCTTTCTGCCTACGCTCGCCAATTTTTATCCTTGATGGAAAAACCCGATGTGGATCATATCGAAGGCTTATCTCCGGCGATTTCTATTGAACAAAAGTCGACCTCTCATAACCCTCGTTCAACCGTTGGTACCATTACTGAAATCTACGATTATTTGCGTCTGCTTTACGCTCGTGTAGGAGAGCCGCGTTGCCCAGAGCACGATACACCGCTTGCAGCACAAACCATCTCACAAATGGTTGATAAAGTGCTAGAAATGCCAGAAAACAGCAAACTGATGTTACTGGCCCCGATCGTGAAAGAACGTAAAGGTGAGCATGTTAAAACGCTACAAAATCTCGCCGCACAAGGTTTTATCCGTGCTCGTATTGATGGTGAAACCTGTGATCTTTCCGATCCACCGACCTTAGAGCTGCATAAAAAACACACCATTGAAGTGGTGGTGGATCGCTTTAAAGTGCGTGAGGGAATTCAACAACGTTTGGCTGAATCATTTGAAACCGCGTTAGAGCTTTCCGGTGGCACCGCTACCGTCAGTTGGATGGATGATGATAACCAAGAAGACATTATTTTCTCAGCAAATTTCGCTTGTTCACACTGTGGCTACAGCATGCGAGAGCTAGAGCCGCGCTTATTCTCTTTTAACAACCCAGCCGGGGCCTGTGAAACCTGTGACGGTTTAGGGGTACAACAATATTTTGATGCCGAGCGTGTCATCCAAGACGAAAGCCTAAGCTTAGCCAATGGGGCCATTCGTGGTTGGGATAAAAAGAACTTCTATTACTTTCAAATGTTAAGCGCATTGGCTGAACATTATGACTTCGATTTACAACAACCCTTTAATCAACTACCGAAGAAAATTCGAGAGGTGGTCTTAAACGGCTCGAAGAAAGAACAAATCGAATTTAAATACGTCAATGATCGTGGTGATATTCGCGTTAAACGCCATCCTTTTGAAGGCATCCTCAATAACTTAAATCGCCGCTATCATGAAACAGAATCGAACTCTGTTCGTGAAGAGTTATCTAAATATATTTCAAATAAATGCTGCTCAAGCTGTGGTGGTGCGCGTCTAAAAACCGAAGCTCGTCATGTCTTTATTGACAATACCAACTTGCCACAAGTGGTTGAGATGAGTATTCATGACGCGATGCAGTTTTTTGCATCCTTGCAACTGACTGGGCAACGAGCACAAATCGCAGAGAAGATCTTAAAAGAGATCAACGACCGTTTAAATTTCTTGATCAACGTGGGGCTGAATTACCTGAACTTATCACGGAGCGCCGAAACCTTATCCGGTGGAGAAGCGCAGCGTATTCGTCTTGCCAGTCAAATTGGGGCAGGATTAGTCGGTGTGATGTACGTACTCGATGAGCCCTCGATCGGATTACATCAGCGTGATAATGAACGCTTACTCAAAACCTTGATCCACCTGCGTGATTTAGGCAATACCGTATTGGTGGTCGAACACGATGAAGATGCGATCCGTGCGGCCGACCATGTGATCGATATTGGCCCTGGAGCCGGTGTTCATGGTGGGAATGTGATTGCCGAAGGCAGCATGCAAGATATCCTCGACAACCCGAACTCACTGACAGGCCAATACTTAAGTGGCGTAAAACAAATTGAAGTGCCGAAACAACGCACGCCAATAGATAAAAAGAAAGTGGTCGAGTTGATTGGCGCAACCGGCAATAACTTACACAATGTCGACCTTTCTATTCCGGTAGGCTTATTGACTTGTGTGACAGGTGTATCTGGCTCCGGTAAATCGACTCTGATTAATGATACTTTCTTTAAAATTGCCCATGCACGTTTAAATGGCGCGACCACAGCTGAAGCCGCACCTTATAAGAAAATCAATGGCCTTGAGCACTTTGATAAGGTAATTGATATTAACCAAAGCCCAATTGGCCGTACCCCACGTTCAAACCCAGCGACCTATACTGGCATTTTCACCCCCATTCGTGAACTGTTTGCCGGCACTCAAGAGTCTCGCTCTCGTGGCTATAAACCGGGGCGCTTTAGTTTTAACGTTCGTGGTGGACGCTGTGAAGCCTGCCAAGGTGATGGGGTTATTAAAGTGGAAATGCACTTCTTACCTGACGTGTATGTACCTTGTGATGCTTGTAAAGGTAAGCGTTATAATCGTGAGACCTTAGATGTACGCTACAAAGGCAAGAGCATTGATGAGGTTTTAGAAATGACAGTCGAAGATGCGCACGCCTTCTTCGAACCGGTGCCGGTGATTGCTCGCAAACTCAAAACCTTAATCGATGTTGGCTTGTCTTATATTCGTTTAGGGCAAGCGGCAACAACGTTATCAGGCGGTGAAGCGCAACGAGTGAAACTGGCCAAAGAGCTTTCCAAACGTGATACCGGAAAAACCTTATACATTCTCGATGAACCGACAACAGGGCTGCACTTCCACGATATTCAGCAATTACTGACCGTGCTGCATCGCTTACGTGACCACGGCAATACCATTGTAGTGATTGAACACAATCTTGATGTCATCAAAACCGCAGATTGGATTGTTGATTTAGGCCCTGAAGGGGGAAGTGGTGGCGGTGAAATCATTGCCGCGGGTACACCTGAACAAGTAGTGAAAGTCAAGGGCTCACACACGGCGCATTTCTTAAAGCCATTATTGAAATAG
- a CDS encoding PglL family O-oligosaccharyltransferase, with the protein MAILHTQGTQLEEVPEPSILAKPFLWSLGIVFFIAMHYFQPNPGGAGLTLSFNTTTWLALSISFGIGLYAISNLQKIRITSLTVVMFIVCIILTIPVFYPDSNGQDVMLRLIGLWAGWLLLLILHQYPLSIKQKQTLLLFIVGAVFIESVYSYFQYLFLEPGNSFGYNTESNRPFAIFQQPNVTASFFATGLAVSSYLLARQQQTRTLHHKAVAILLLLMPLITIPLLWVLASRTGWLGASVATLLLIPYLVKFAPKQTLTLWAISVILGLTGGYTLATLNGGNELIAQKSNLESPRRYTFPQTVDMVIEQPLSGYGYGKFEPAYMVYTARQHQLNHNYHPGLPSMDHPHNEILYWAVEGGILPILGLILAALAVFRRVRKSPKGTHLALVGLFFPIVLHTQLEYPFYHSAIHWIIFVILIYWVDQLTSQYQTFAFAHVSKSLLRVVSLLIPIVTAFFMLTALHTNYVLSRFEYTRPLNPDLLNQVSNPSVWKDRFDWDVYHTQMNIGLHLDKPEYIQPYIEWATEIIKRKPRAAFYSNLIVAYQGIGEDKKAAEIRKEAEFLFPEQDFSKIRYLSPQERASRAAALSAAQAISGAEKE; encoded by the coding sequence ATGGCAATCTTACACACTCAAGGCACTCAATTAGAGGAAGTACCTGAGCCAAGCATTTTAGCGAAACCTTTTTTATGGTCATTAGGGATCGTTTTTTTCATTGCCATGCATTATTTTCAACCAAACCCAGGCGGCGCTGGCCTCACACTTTCTTTTAACACCACCACTTGGTTAGCGCTTAGCATAAGCTTTGGCATTGGTCTTTATGCGATAAGCAATCTGCAAAAAATACGTATTACGAGCCTAACGGTCGTGATGTTTATCGTCTGTATTATTTTAACCATCCCTGTCTTCTATCCAGACTCAAATGGACAAGATGTCATGTTAAGGCTGATTGGCTTGTGGGCAGGTTGGCTGTTGTTACTCATTCTTCATCAATACCCCCTCTCAATCAAACAAAAGCAAACCCTATTGCTCTTTATTGTGGGAGCGGTGTTTATTGAGTCGGTGTACAGCTATTTTCAATATTTGTTTTTAGAGCCCGGTAATTCGTTTGGTTACAATACTGAATCCAATCGACCTTTCGCCATTTTCCAACAGCCCAATGTCACCGCGAGTTTCTTTGCTACCGGTTTGGCAGTCAGCTCTTATTTATTAGCGCGACAGCAGCAAACACGCACTCTGCACCATAAAGCCGTCGCTATATTATTATTGTTGATGCCTCTGATCACGATTCCTTTATTATGGGTACTGGCTTCTCGCACTGGTTGGCTAGGCGCTAGTGTGGCAACCTTGTTATTAATCCCTTATTTAGTCAAATTTGCCCCAAAACAGACACTCACGCTTTGGGCAATCTCGGTCATTTTAGGCTTAACCGGGGGCTATACCTTAGCGACACTTAATGGTGGGAATGAGTTAATTGCTCAGAAATCTAATCTGGAAAGTCCGCGCCGTTACACTTTTCCGCAAACTGTCGATATGGTGATCGAGCAACCGCTTTCTGGTTATGGTTATGGTAAATTTGAACCCGCTTATATGGTCTATACCGCGCGCCAGCACCAATTAAATCACAACTACCACCCAGGGTTACCCTCAATGGATCACCCGCATAATGAAATTCTTTATTGGGCGGTAGAAGGCGGAATCCTCCCTATTCTTGGATTAATCCTCGCCGCACTTGCGGTATTTCGCAGAGTCAGAAAATCCCCGAAAGGAACTCATCTTGCCCTCGTGGGGTTATTCTTCCCGATCGTGCTGCATACCCAACTAGAATATCCATTTTATCATTCTGCGATCCACTGGATCATATTTGTTATCTTGATTTACTGGGTCGACCAATTAACGTCTCAATATCAAACCTTTGCTTTCGCTCATGTATCAAAAAGCCTATTGCGTGTGGTTTCTCTCCTCATTCCGATCGTCACGGCCTTTTTCATGTTAACCGCATTACATACGAATTATGTCCTCAGTCGATTTGAATATACTCGTCCACTGAATCCCGATTTATTGAATCAGGTGTCTAACCCAAGTGTTTGGAAAGATCGATTTGATTGGGATGTCTATCATACACAAATGAATATTGGCTTACATTTGGATAAACCAGAATACATTCAACCTTATATTGAGTGGGCTACTGAAATCATAAAACGTAAACCTCGCGCCGCCTTTTATTCCAACCTAATTGTGGCTTATCAAGGTATCGGAGAAGATAAAAAAGCCGCTGAAATACGTAAAGAGGCTGAATTTTTATTCCCTGAGCAAGATTTTTCAAAAATTCGTTATCTGTCACCACAAGAAAGAGCCTCTCGCGCAGCGGCGTTATCTGCGGCTCAAGCGATTTCAGGAGCGGAAAAAGAATAG
- a CDS encoding response regulator transcription factor — protein MTDLNHQTLIYLLSPSISYYDPLLETLTKLKQVEIRILHINALKHGYPISHNHLLLVDARINENTLLHLQTHPILQQAKASALIYAPTVPNLALLSIWHNLSGYFYDSISSHEFCECTLKIATGNNCLPKALLVELIQYWQALNKQQDHKDIQARLSLTKREIEILSHLQMTHSNLDIADLLFVSEHTIKSHLYRIFKKLNVRNRRQAINWAQMYLTSVKTGT, from the coding sequence ATGACTGACTTAAACCACCAGACATTAATCTATCTGCTCTCTCCGTCTATTTCTTATTATGACCCTTTGCTCGAAACATTAACCAAACTCAAACAAGTTGAGATCAGAATCCTCCATATTAACGCACTAAAACACGGTTATCCTATCAGTCACAACCACCTATTATTGGTTGATGCCCGAATCAATGAAAACACCTTATTACACTTACAAACTCATCCAATATTACAACAAGCTAAAGCCAGCGCCCTTATTTATGCTCCAACAGTGCCAAACCTCGCGCTCCTTTCTATCTGGCATAATTTATCCGGTTATTTTTATGATTCGATCTCTAGTCATGAATTTTGCGAATGTACTTTAAAAATAGCGACAGGTAACAATTGCTTGCCTAAAGCGTTATTAGTCGAATTAATTCAATATTGGCAAGCACTCAACAAACAACAAGACCACAAAGATATCCAAGCAAGATTATCGTTAACCAAACGAGAAATTGAAATCTTATCCCACTTACAAATGACGCATTCTAATTTAGACATTGCGGATCTGCTTTTTGTCAGCGAGCACACCATCAAGTCTCATTTGTACCGAATCTTTAAAAAATTGAATGTCCGAAATCGTAGGCAAGCGATCAATTGGGCGCAAATGTATTTAACCTCTGTCAAAACTGGCACTTAA